A window of Chryseobacterium shandongense genomic DNA:
GATTTCAATACCTCGTATCAGCCTTACTGCGCATATAACGCTTACGATTACAATTGCCCGATTGTTCCGGATGAAAACAGGCTTCCTGTTGAAATTCGTGCAGGAGTAATGTACGAAGACATATACCATCACTAATTATATGATACAGTTAAAATTTTTTGAACAAAAAGATTTTCCCGGACTAAATTATACGCTGGACGAAAATCAGCTGCAATATACGGCTACTGCAGAGCAGGCATTAAAAAAAATTGAGGAAAGAGAAGATACCCTTGCATTTCCGATAACGATTCTCAAAGATGAACATCCCTGCGGATTTTTCGTGCTGGATTTCGGAGACGATAAATTAGAACTTACCAATAATAAACAAGCAATGCTGCTGCGCTCATTTTCAGTAAATCCCGAATTTCAGGGTAAAGGCATCGGAAAAGAGGCAATGATTAAAGTCGAAGAATTCGTTCGGGAAAACTTTAAGGACTGTGATGAGATTGTACTCGCTGTAGATCAGGACAATATTTCCGCTTTTCAGCTATATGGTAATACAGGCTATCATTACGAAGGAAAAACCAGAATTGGAAGAAGCGGACCGCAATATATTATGCATAAAAAACTTTAAGAATTTTTTACGTGAAATTTTCGTGTTTGGCGTGATCCTTTCAGCTACATTTGAGTAACATCAAATAATAAAATATGGAAATTTCTCTTAAAAACCAGGTTGCTATTGTCACCGGAGCTTCCAGTGGAATAGGTACAGGAATTGCAAAATCACTGGCCGCAGCTGGAGCAACGGTCATCGTAAACCACTCATCCGAACATTCAGCAGACGAAGCCAATGAAGTTTTAAAGGAAATAACCGACGCTGGAGGAACGGGAATCGTTTATCAGTGTGATGTTTCCAGCGAAGAGCAGGTTGTAGGAATGTTTCAGGAAGTCATTTCACAATTTGGAACGGTAGATATTCTTATCAACAATGCGGGTGTTCAGAAAGATGCAAAATTCACAGAAATGACACTCGACCAATGGAATACGGTTATCAATATCAACCTTACAGGCCAATTCTTATGTGCCCGTGAAGCCATAAAAGAATTTCTACGCCGCGGTATCGATACTTCACGATCCGTTGCCTGCGGAAAAATAATTCATATTAGTTCGGTTCATGAAGTCATTCCTTGGGCAGGACACGCCAATTATGCGGCCAGCAAAGGGGCGATCCGCATGTTAATGCAGACACTGGCTCAAGAATACGGAGCCGATAAAATTCGTGTAAACTCAATTTGTCCCGGAGCTATTCAAACACCCATCAATAAAAACGCATGGAGCACTCCCGAAGCCATGAATTCCCTGATGAAACTTGTTCCTTACAACAGGATTGGAAAACCGGAAGATATTGGAAATCTGGCGGTATTTCTGGCGAGTGATCACGCAGACTATATTTCAGGAGCGAGCATATTCGTGGATGGAGCGATGACTACCTTTGAAAGTTTTTCTACGGGTGGTTAAAATTTGGGCGCACAATTCCGGCTTTCACTACTCGCTTTCTTAGATTTCGGCGGCGGCGAAGCCGCCGCCGAAATCTAAGAAGAGCTCAGACAGGCCGTTCAATCCGGGGCGCATCTCAGACGAAAGTGGAATGACCGACATTTTAAAGAATGGTCAAGTGTGAATGATCAATCTGTTTACGGCCAATTTAAATAGAGGTAATAATGCCTTGTATTCAAAAAATAATTAAAACGGCTTTGTTTATCTTTAAATAGGGAAGCATTTAATAAATAATTTGTGTAGCCTTGTGGTTAATAAAGAATAAAATTTGCTTCAATACTTTCAGAACAAAAACATCATAATACATCAAAATATCAATCATCAATCATCAACAGCAGCATGAAAGAAAAAGAAAGACTCTCCGATATCAGCTGGAAAAAATGGGGTCCTTACGTCAGCAACCGGGAATGGGGATTGGTACGTGAAGATTACAGCGCCGATGGTGACGCGTGGAACTATACCGCACACTATACGGCAGAAGCAAAAGCATACCGTTGGGGAGAAGAAGGAATCTGCGGCATTTGCGATGACCTTCAGAAGCTGGTATTTTCTTTAGGATTCTGGAACAAAAAAGATAAGATGGTGAAAGAACGGTTCTTTGGTCTTACCAACGGACAGGGAAATCACGGAGAAGATGTAAAGGAATATTATTACTACCTGGATTCAACGCCGACGCATTCATACATGAAGATGTTGTATAAATATCCTCAGAATGCATTTCCTTATCAAGACCTCATCAAAACAAATGCAGAAAGAAGCAAACAGGAGCCTGAATACGAATTAATTGATACAGGGATTTTTGATGAAAATGAATATTTCGATATTTTTATTGAGTATGCAAAAGCAGATTCCCAGGATATTCTGATTCAGCTTACCGTTATCAATAAATCTGAAAACAAAGTTCCACTGGTAATTCTCCCCACATTATGCTTCCGAAATACGTGGCGTTGGGGTTATGATGATTATATGCCTCAACTGAATTCAAATCAGGCAGATTCTGTTAAAATTCAACACAGGGATTTACAAATCAAAAACTTTTATGCAGAATGTTCTGATCGGGTTTTATTTTGTGATAATGAAACCAATAATGAAAAGCTGTATCAGTGTCATAATGAAAGTGATTACACCAAAGACGGGATCAATGATTTTATTATCAATGGAAATTCACAATCCGTAAACCCAAAAAATACTGGTACGAAAGCAGCTTTTCTAATCGATGAGAATTTCAACCCAAAAGAAAGAAAAGTTTTTAAGTTCAGACTCACCCATAAAGATTTCACAAAACCATTTGGTGATTTTGATGAAATTTTCGGCTTGAGAAAACAGGAAGCGGATGAATTTTATGAAGAAATCCAGAAAGGAATCAATACGGAAGATGAGAAACTGGTGCAACGACAGGCTTTTGCGGGAATGCTCTGGAGCAAAATGTTTTACCATTACAATGTCGAAAAATGGCTGAAGGGTGATCCTGCGCAGCCTAAACCGCCGAAGTCTCGCGAAAAGATGAGGAATTACGAGTGGAAACACCTCAATAATGAACACATCATTTCAATGCCGGATAAATGGGAATATCCATGGTATGCAACCTGGGACCTGGCCTTTCATACGATTAGTTTTGCACTCATTGATCCGGATTTTGCCAAACACCAGCTGAAACTCTTCCTTTTTGAATGGTATATGCATCCCAATGGACAGCTTCCGGCTTATGAATGGGATTTCAATGATGTGAATCCACCTGTTCACGCGTGGGCTGTTTTCAGGGTTTTTAAAATTGATGAATATCTAAAAGGGAAACCCGACCTGCCATTCCTGGAAAGCGCTTTTCAAAAACTGTTGATGAATTTTACCTGGTGGGTCAATAAAAAGGACAATAATGGCAATAATATTTTTGAGGGCGGATTTTTAGGACTGGATAACATCGGCGTTTTCGACCGCAATACTCCGCTTCCCGACGGTGAACACCTTGAGCAATCGGATGGTACCAGCTGGATGGCCATGTTTGCGCTTAATATGATGAGAATTGCTTTGGAGCTGGCCTTATACAACAAGGTTTACGAAGAAATGGCCATAAAGTTTTTTGAACATTTCCTGGCGATTGCCAATTCTCTTGCGAACATGGGGGATGAATGCTTCAGTCTTTGGGACGACGAAGATGAGTTCTTCTATGATGCGCTTTCGTTTGGAGAAAAGAATCATATGTACTTGAAATTAAGAACCATTGTTGGGCTTATTCCGATGTTTGCCGTAGAAGTTATTGATGATGAAATGATAGAAAACCTCCCTGATTTTAAGAAAAGGATGCAATGGGTTTTAGATAATAAACCGGAGCTTGCAGCGTTGGTTTCTCATTGGGAGGTAAAGGGGGAAGATTCAAAACACCTGCTCTCACTTCTACGTGGACACCGCTTAAAAAGATTGCTCCACAGAATGCTGAATCCTGAAGAATTTTTAAGCGATTTCGGAATTCGCGCCCTTTCTAAAGAATATGAGAAAAATCCTTTTAGCTTACATCTTAATGGCAAGGATTATACCGTACAATATACGCCCGCAGAAAGTGACAGCCGGCTTTTTGGAGGAAACAGCAACTGGCGTGGTCCGGTATGGTTTCCTATCAACTTTTTAATTATTGAAAGCCTTCAGCGGTTTTTCTTTTATTACAGTCCGGATTTTCTGGTAGAATGTCCTACGGGAAGCGGAAATTATTTAAACCTCGATCAGATTGCAGATGAATTAAGCAAAAGGCTATCCAATATATTTTTGAAGGATAAAGATGGAAATCGGCCTTTCAACGGGCAGTATCCAAGATTCCAGTCCGACCCGGATTTTAAAGATTACATTTTGTTTTATGAATATTTCCACGGAGACAACGGACGTGGGGTGGGCGCCTCACACCAGACAGGCTGGACAGGCCTTATTGCAAAGATCCTTATGCCAAGATATTCAAAGAAAAAAATTGCAGAATCTGAGACCGAAATGCCGGATCAAAAAAAGTTTTAGCCTCTGGGAAATATTACTCAAAAATCTGCTGAATGACTTCCAGTGATGCAGGAATCCTGAAATCTGTGATATGATAATGGTAATACACCAAAATACTGTCAAGAAAATCTTTCCTGTAGGACGAGGATATTTTAATCAGGTAAGGATTTTCCGAAGAAAGAATAGCAAGCCATATTGCAGAAATCTCTTCATTAAAGATCTGATGCATCAATTCAGAAGAAAAAGTACCTGTTTCCGGATCAAGAAATTTCCCATTATTCAGAAGCGGAGCAACACCCTGAATTTTTAAAATTTTGATCAGGAAGATTAAATGAGACTGATAATTCTGGTTTTCAAGTTCATCAATAAATTCTTCCATACAGAAAAATAAATGATGATTTTTATTTTCATGTTTTAAGTTCTGATTCAGAAAATCCGAAATAAAAAAAACAACCGAATTACAACGGATATCGGTATAAATATCGTTGCTTTTTATCATCTCAAACCGGGAAATGGTCTGTATTCCGTTTCCTCTAAGTGGAAGCAGGGAAAAATTAAGTTTGCTTAAAGGCAGAAGCAGGGCTTTTTTCTTATTTTTTTTAGTATAAATACCTTTCAGGAAATAAGACTGAAACCCTTCATCTTCTGTAAAACAATGCAGTACTGCATCATTTTCCCCATATTTTATATAAGATAATAAAAAGCCGTTTTGTGAATTCATTAATTAACTACCGCAATCTTTGCTGTTGCCTTATCAGAGCCGTCTTCATTGGTCATCAGTACAAAATAAATCCCTGAAGCGACTCTTTTTCCTCTCGGATTATTAAGATCCCATTCGTAATATCCACCTCTTGCTACAGCAGAGTGTACCACATTTCCGGCTGCATCCGCAATTCTGATGTTGGTCACCTCGGCCAGGCCTTTTATGGTTACCTTTCCCTTAAAATTAGAATAAACCACAGGATTAGGGTACACAAGAACGTTGCCAAATTCTGAGGTAACATCGGCTACATCCCCCTGATACGTGACAATACCGTCATAAGAAACAAAATACACTTTTCCTGTTTTTTTATCTACCTTAATATCAGTAATACTGTTGGTAGGAAGTGGAGAATTTTCTTTTGTAAAACGTTTTATGGTCTGCTGTCCGTCTGAAGATAAGTAATATACACCACCACCGTCAACAGAAACCCATTTGTGGTCACCGGCATCCACTTCAATCTGTAAAATCTGCGAATCTCTGAAAAGCTCCTCACCAAGACCATTCTGTTCAATAACAATAGGCTCT
This region includes:
- a CDS encoding MGH1-like glycoside hydrolase domain-containing protein, producing the protein MKEKERLSDISWKKWGPYVSNREWGLVREDYSADGDAWNYTAHYTAEAKAYRWGEEGICGICDDLQKLVFSLGFWNKKDKMVKERFFGLTNGQGNHGEDVKEYYYYLDSTPTHSYMKMLYKYPQNAFPYQDLIKTNAERSKQEPEYELIDTGIFDENEYFDIFIEYAKADSQDILIQLTVINKSENKVPLVILPTLCFRNTWRWGYDDYMPQLNSNQADSVKIQHRDLQIKNFYAECSDRVLFCDNETNNEKLYQCHNESDYTKDGINDFIINGNSQSVNPKNTGTKAAFLIDENFNPKERKVFKFRLTHKDFTKPFGDFDEIFGLRKQEADEFYEEIQKGINTEDEKLVQRQAFAGMLWSKMFYHYNVEKWLKGDPAQPKPPKSREKMRNYEWKHLNNEHIISMPDKWEYPWYATWDLAFHTISFALIDPDFAKHQLKLFLFEWYMHPNGQLPAYEWDFNDVNPPVHAWAVFRVFKIDEYLKGKPDLPFLESAFQKLLMNFTWWVNKKDNNGNNIFEGGFLGLDNIGVFDRNTPLPDGEHLEQSDGTSWMAMFALNMMRIALELALYNKVYEEMAIKFFEHFLAIANSLANMGDECFSLWDDEDEFFYDALSFGEKNHMYLKLRTIVGLIPMFAVEVIDDEMIENLPDFKKRMQWVLDNKPELAALVSHWEVKGEDSKHLLSLLRGHRLKRLLHRMLNPEEFLSDFGIRALSKEYEKNPFSLHLNGKDYTVQYTPAESDSRLFGGNSNWRGPVWFPINFLIIESLQRFFFYYSPDFLVECPTGSGNYLNLDQIADELSKRLSNIFLKDKDGNRPFNGQYPRFQSDPDFKDYILFYEYFHGDNGRGVGASHQTGWTGLIAKILMPRYSKKKIAESETEMPDQKKF
- the recO gene encoding DNA repair protein RecO, coding for MNSQNGFLLSYIKYGENDAVLHCFTEDEGFQSYFLKGIYTKKNKKKALLLPLSKLNFSLLPLRGNGIQTISRFEMIKSNDIYTDIRCNSVVFFISDFLNQNLKHENKNHHLFFCMEEFIDELENQNYQSHLIFLIKILKIQGVAPLLNNGKFLDPETGTFSSELMHQIFNEEISAIWLAILSSENPYLIKISSSYRKDFLDSILVYYHYHITDFRIPASLEVIQQIFE
- a CDS encoding GNAT family N-acetyltransferase; protein product: MIQLKFFEQKDFPGLNYTLDENQLQYTATAEQALKKIEEREDTLAFPITILKDEHPCGFFVLDFGDDKLELTNNKQAMLLRSFSVNPEFQGKGIGKEAMIKVEEFVRENFKDCDEIVLAVDQDNISAFQLYGNTGYHYEGKTRIGRSGPQYIMHKKL
- a CDS encoding glucose 1-dehydrogenase, which produces MEISLKNQVAIVTGASSGIGTGIAKSLAAAGATVIVNHSSEHSADEANEVLKEITDAGGTGIVYQCDVSSEEQVVGMFQEVISQFGTVDILINNAGVQKDAKFTEMTLDQWNTVININLTGQFLCAREAIKEFLRRGIDTSRSVACGKIIHISSVHEVIPWAGHANYAASKGAIRMLMQTLAQEYGADKIRVNSICPGAIQTPINKNAWSTPEAMNSLMKLVPYNRIGKPEDIGNLAVFLASDHADYISGASIFVDGAMTTFESFSTGG